A single genomic interval of Astyanax mexicanus isolate ESR-SI-001 chromosome 4, AstMex3_surface, whole genome shotgun sequence harbors:
- the LOC111195806 gene encoding uncharacterized protein LOC111195806 isoform X1, which yields MGYSCFRCTFAGRNLGHLFAHLRAVHNIHSSSTYFQCAEAGCCRSFGYIRSFARHLLQHNEAHCSAAGEEAHCSAAGEEAHCSAAGEEAHCSAAGEEAHCSAAGEEAHCSAAGEEAHCSAAGEAHCSVAGEAHCSAAECDVEEWDELEESNVMHRVALFLAKLRANSSQTLTAVTYVVQQTSTLVNDIVSSLRKNTMSFLKKIGQAETPGGNELDQKFAAAAEPFRNLESEYKQMKYFASTGYFVQPVEEPLPGFSFTQRTDSSTGCVRQVAVRDSFQRVPLGPLLKLVLESPGTMEKILAWREQEVCALQDFRDGTMFKTSSLFSKEFAIPLLLYCDECETVNPLGSKTSVHKLGFLYFTLKCLPPEFLSSLSAHFLLAVYKTDDVKTYGIDVVLEPVVNEIRSLEVNGLQIDTPCFQEVVKVGIAQICGDNLGLNAVLGYTESFNAKSVCRWCRVQKEILHVQTVEDESLLRNNLNYQADLCLNNPTETGLKRESALNRLEFYKVVDNVTPDIMHDILEGIGGYEVKLVLNSLIEQKLITLDQINYRLTSFDYGFIDSHNKPSLIKSHELKTPDGALRQTASQTWCLLRLLPLAIGDLIPEGNQYWELLLLLLSCMEFIFSPSLTQEASIFLGYLIQEHHSLFLELYPSRHLKPKHHFMVHYPGAIRKLGPVVLLWAMRFEAKHGFFKRLSHVTCNFRNICKTMAYRHQMLLCYHLLSGNLFTHNVEVGAGCTNLLGCIDGYDRIKHKFDMPLFTEVYVPSWVRWRGTEYRPGMSLLVSHSCDGEPQFAMIESILSVESSVKLIVRKYDTVGFERHYFSYCVYPASELDVVDVNSLDDHHPLHIGRSYKEGDDNLYVSLRYRLF from the coding sequence ATGGGGTATTCCTGTTTTAGATGTACATTTGCAGGTCGTAATCTTGGTCATCTTTTTGCGCACCTCAGAGCAGTCCATAATATACACAGTTCTAGCACATACTTTCAGTGTGCCGAAGCTGGGTGTTGTAGAAGTTTTGGCTATATTCGTTCATTTGCAAGGCATTTGCTACAGCATAATGAGGCGCACTGCTCCGCGGCCGGTGAGGAGGCGCACTGCTCCGCGGCCGGTGAGGAGGCGCACTGCTCCGCGGCCGGTGAGGAGGCGCACTGCTCCGCGGCCGGTGAGGAGGCGCACTGCTCCGCGGCCGGTGAGGAGGCGCACTGCTCCGCGGCCGGTGAGGAGGCGCACTGCTCCGCGGCCGGTGAGGCGCACTGCTCCGTGGCCGGTGAGGCGCACTGCTCCGCAGCCGAATGTGATGTGGAGGAATGGGATGAATTGGAAGAAAGTAATGTAATGCATAGGGTGGCACTCTTTCTTGCTAAGTTGAGGGCAAATTCGTCACAGACACTCACAGCTGTTACTTATGTTGTTCAGCAAACATCTACCCTAGTGAATGACATAGTGAGTAGTCTGAGGAAAAACACCATGTCTTTCTTAAAAAAGATAGGACAAGCTGAGACCCCAGGGGGTAATGAATTGGATCAGAAGTTTGCAGCAGCTGCTGAGCCATTTAGGAATTTAGAATCTGAGTACAAGCAAATGAAATATTTTGCTAGTACTGGGTACTTTGTTCAACCTGTAGAGGAACCTCTTCCTGGGTTTTCCTTCACTCAAAGGACAGATTCATCAACAGGATGTGTTAGGCAGGTAGCTGTTCGGGATTCCTTTCAGCGTGTGCCGTTGGGCCCTTTGCTCAAGCTAGTCCTTGAGAGTCCAGGAACTATGGAGAAAATACTGGCATGGCGAGAGCAGGAAGTTTGTGCTCTCCAGGATTTTAGGGATGGCACCATGTTCAAGACGAGTTCTCTTTTTTCCAAAGAGTTTGCAATTCCACTTCTGCTTTACTGTGATGAATGTGAGACAGTAAATCCTTTGGGATCAAAGACATCTGTCCACAAATTAGGGTTCCTTTATTTCACATTGAAATGCTTGCCACCAGAGTTTCTTTCCAGTCTCAGTGCCCACTTTCTGTTGGCAGTGTACAAGACAGATGATGTCAAAACTTATGGCATAGATGTGGTCTTGGAGCCAGTTGTGAATGAGATCCGAAGTCTGGAAGTTAATGGACTTCAAATTGACACGCCTTGTTTTCAGGAAGTAGTCAAGGTTGGAATTGCCCAGATTTGTGGTGATAACTTGGGGCTCAATGCTGTCCTTGGCTACACAGAAAGCTTTAATGCGAAAAGTGTGTGCCGCTGGTGCCGTGTCCAAAAGGAAATCCTTCATGTGCAAACTGTTGAGGATGAATCATTGTTGAGAAATAACCTCAACTATCAAGCAGACTTGTGTCTCAATAACCCAACAGAGACTGGTCTCAAGCGAGAGAGTGCACTTAACAGGCTGGAGTTCTACAAAGTGGTTGACAATGTTACACCAGATATCATGCATGACATTCTGGAAGGAATTGGTGGATATGAAGTCAAGCTTGTTCTCAATTCTCTTATTGAGCAAAAGCTTATAACCCTAGATCAGATCAACTACAGGCTTACAAGTTTTGATTATGGATTCATTGACAGTCATAACAAGCCTTCCCTCATTAAATCACATGAGCTCAAAACCCCAGATGGAGCTCTCAGGCAAACAGCATCACAGACCTGGTGTCTGTTAAGATTACTTCCTCTTGCCATTGGTGACCTTATCCCAGAGGGTAACCAATACTGGGAGTTGCTTCTTCTTTTACTGAGTTGCATGGAGTTCATTTTTTCTCCATCACTAACACAAGAAGCATCCATTTTCTTGGGTTACCTCATCCAGGAGCACCACAGTCTTTTTCTGGAGCTTTACCCTAGTAGGCACCTAAAACCAAAACACCACTTTATGGTCCATTATCCTGGTGCAATCAGGAAGTTGGGACCTGTGGTTCTGTTGTGGGCTATGCGATTTGAGGCCAAACATGGCTTTTTCAAAAGACTCAGCCATGTTACTTGTAACTTTCGCAACATCTGCAAAACAATGGCTTACAGACATCAGATGCTACTTTGTTACCATCTCCTCTCGGGTAATTTGTTCACCCACAATGTAGAAGTTGGTGCAGGATGCACAAATCTGTTGGGCTGTATTGATGGTTATGACCGCATCAAGCACAAATTTGACATGCCACTCTTTACTGAAGTGTATGTTCCATCATGGGTGAGATGGAGGGGCACTGAATACAGGCCTGGAATGTCTCTTCTAGTCTCTCATTCTTGTGATGGTGAACCTCAGTTTGCTATGATAGAGAGCATTCTATCAGTGGAATCCTCTGTCAAACTGATTGTGAGGAAGTATGATACTGTAGGATTTGAAAGACACTATTTTTCCTACTGTGTGTATCCTGCATCTGAGCTTGATGTAGTTGATGTGAACTCTCTTGATGATCACCACCCTCTCCACATTGGAAGGTCATATAAAGAGGGAGATGATAATCTCTATGTTTCTCTGCGCTACAGACTGTTTTAA